From the Streptomyces sp. SN-593 genome, the window AGCCGGCCGTCGATCTCGATGTCCTCCAGGGCCACGCGGCGCCGCCCGGAGTGCGTGATGGTGAGGTAGCGCAGCAGTTCCTCCACCGCGCCCGCGACCACCTTCGGGTCGTCGGTGTCGCGCAGCAGGGCGAACTGGTCCGGGTGCTGGAGGAGCGCGACGGTGCCGAGCGCGATCATGTTCGCGGTCGTCTCGTGGCCGGCGCTGAGCAGCAGCACGCCCATCTGGGCGGCCTCGCGCCGCGTCATCTGCCCGGTGTCCACGCGCTGTCCGGCGAGCTTGGACAGCACGTCCTCGCCGGGCCGGGTCAGCTTGTCGCCCAGCAACTCGTCGAGGTAGTCGATGAGGGCGGTCTGCGCGGCGACGACCTCCTCCGTGGTGGAGGTGCGGCGGACGATGACCCGGGTGTTGCGCTGGAAGAAGTCGTGGTCGGCGTACGGCACGCCGAGCAGGTCGCAGATGACCAGGCTCGGCACCGGCGTCGCGAACGCCTCGACCAGGTCGACGGGTTTCGGACCGGCCAGGAGGCGGTCGATCAGGTCGTCGACGATGGCCTGCACGGCCGGGCGCAGGGCCTCGACGTTCCTGATCGCGAAGGGCCCGGTGACCATGCGCCGCAGCCGGGCGTGGTCGGGGTCGTCCATGGTGATGAAGGTCCGCCGGACCTGGTCGCTGACCCGGCCCGCCTCGCTGCGGTGCGGGTAGCCGGCGCGGGTGGTGTCGGAGCTGATCCGCGGGTCGCCGAGCAGGGCCCGCACCTGGTCGTAGCGGGTGACGATCCAGGGGGTGGTGCCGTCCCATATGCGCGCCCGGGCCAGGGGCTGTTCCTCCTCGTGCAGGGCCAGCAGCGCGGGCGGCGGGTCGAAGGGGCACCCGGTCGCGCGGGGCGCCGGGTATTCGAGGTCTTCGAGGTGTTCGGACGGTGCGACGGTCGAGGGCTCGGCCATACGTGCCTCCTCGGCAGGAGCGGCCACCCAACATCCCTAACGGCGTTAGGTGCCATGGCCAACGGTATCCACCCCGCGTGTCACATCAACACCACGCAGTCACCGCCGCCGCTATTCGGCCATCACGCGGTCGAACAGGTCGTCCGCCCGGCGCGCGATCCCCTCCCGGTCGGTCTCGAAGGGCAGCGCCATGGCGATGGCCACGATCCCGTGCAGCGCCGACCACAGCAGCAGCGCGTCCTTGCGGTCCCGCTCGGCGCACGGACGCGCGGTGCGGCAGGCGGCGACCGCGTCCTGCCAGGCGCCGTACAGCAGCCACACCGGGTGCTGCGGGGACTGCTCGCGCGGCGCCGTCACCCGCTCCAGGCCGAACATCAGCCGGTACCGGGTCGGGTTCTCCAGTGCGAAGCCGCAGTACCGCCGGGCCATGGCGCGCAGCGCGGGCAGCGGGCCGGCGCCCGCCTCCCGGTCCCAGGTGGCGCGCAGGTCGGCCAGCAGCGTCGCGTACGCCTCCTGCGTCACCGCCGCCACCAGGTCGGAACGGTCCTTGAAGTGCAGGTAGATGCTGGGCGCGGAGATCCCGACCTCCCGGGCGACCGCGCGCAGCGAGACCGCGTCCTCCCGGCCGGACGCCGCCAGCAGCCGCGCCGCCGCCGCCAGGATCTCCGCCTTCAGGACGGCGCCCTCCCCCCACTGGCTGGGCGTGCGCCGCTTGAACCCCTCCGCCATCCCCACTCCTTCTGCCGCCTCCCGCCCTGTCGAAGCTGACCGGAATACCCCGCCCCGGCACCCCGCCCCCTTGCGCCGCGCCCGGGACCGACCGTAGGGGCCCGCGCGGGCGGCCCGCCCGCCTTCGGACGCCCAACCCGGACGCCCACCCGGCACGCCGCCGGACCGGCCCTAGACCAGGAAGGCCGTGGACGGGCGGGGGCGCCGCGGCCGCAGCGACTGGGCCGCGGCACTGGTCGCGAGGAACAGCAGGGTGCCGACGAGCATGCACCAGAACCCGAAGTCCACGTGGACGGCGTAGGACATGTCGCGCCGCCCCGGGTCGGTGCCGCCGACGGCGAAGACGGTCAGGCGGGTCGGCACGGTCGCCCGGGTCACTTCGAGCAGGGCCCGGGCCTGTCCGGCGGATCGTGCCGGTCGAGCTCGCGGCGTCCGGTGCCGTGCATCGCAAGGCGGAGAACCGTCCTCGTACCGGGTCGTACGTGGAGGGTTCGACAACGCGGGGAGGTGCGGCGCCGGGCGTCGCGGGCCCGGCAGGATCCGCCGGACAGGCCCGAGAGCGCCGAGACCGATCAGGGCGCCCGGCAGGGCGCCCCGGGCCGGATCACCGCCCTCCTCCCGGCGGGCGCCGCGCCGCCAGTCCGACGGCGCGGGGACGCGCGACCACCCGCGCGCCGCACCGAGCCAGCGCGCGGCCTCGTAGATCATGAAGACCGGTCCGAGC encodes:
- a CDS encoding cytochrome P450; this translates as MAEPSTVAPSEHLEDLEYPAPRATGCPFDPPPALLALHEEEQPLARARIWDGTTPWIVTRYDQVRALLGDPRISSDTTRAGYPHRSEAGRVSDQVRRTFITMDDPDHARLRRMVTGPFAIRNVEALRPAVQAIVDDLIDRLLAGPKPVDLVEAFATPVPSLVICDLLGVPYADHDFFQRNTRVIVRRTSTTEEVVAAQTALIDYLDELLGDKLTRPGEDVLSKLAGQRVDTGQMTRREAAQMGVLLLSAGHETTANMIALGTVALLQHPDQFALLRDTDDPKVVAGAVEELLRYLTITHSGRRRVALEDIEIDGRLIRAGDGVILAGDVANRDPRAFPDPQRLDVTRNARHHVAFGYGVHQCLGQPLARVELQVVYSTLYSRIPTLRLAVDADRLEYKHDGLVYGVYELPVTW
- a CDS encoding TetR/AcrR family transcriptional regulator; this encodes MAEGFKRRTPSQWGEGAVLKAEILAAAARLLAASGREDAVSLRAVAREVGISAPSIYLHFKDRSDLVAAVTQEAYATLLADLRATWDREAGAGPLPALRAMARRYCGFALENPTRYRLMFGLERVTAPREQSPQHPVWLLYGAWQDAVAACRTARPCAERDRKDALLLWSALHGIVAIAMALPFETDREGIARRADDLFDRVMAE